In one window of Leptospira sp. WS92.C1 DNA:
- a CDS encoding lipid asymmetry maintenance protein MlaB — translation MSFSFLTDSISLNSENVSVDGLKIKIEGELTIYDALEFKKKLNEILTKRHPLLEIDLSKITKMDTSCLQILLALKKEAKRKEFTVRLVNHSHSALKLIDLYGLTGFLRDKIKLQKDDLKEFSFQYGTGKGLKNESF, via the coding sequence ATGTCGTTTTCATTTTTAACAGATTCCATTTCTTTGAATTCCGAAAATGTTTCGGTCGACGGTCTAAAAATCAAAATCGAAGGTGAACTTACGATTTATGATGCGTTGGAATTCAAGAAAAAGCTAAATGAGATTCTTACAAAAAGACATCCTCTGTTAGAAATCGATCTTTCTAAAATCACAAAAATGGACACTTCTTGTCTTCAAATTCTTTTGGCTTTAAAAAAGGAAGCCAAAAGAAAAGAATTTACGGTGCGTCTTGTCAATCACAGTCATTCCGCGTTGAAACTGATCGATCTCTACGGACTTACCGGATTTCTTAGAGATAAGATAAAACTTCAGAAAGACGATTTAAAAGAATTTTCATTTCAATACGGAACTGGAAAGGGATTGAAAAATGAATCTTTCTGA
- a CDS encoding response regulator, whose translation MKRILIVDDSAVFRKILNLHLSNSEFHILEAVDGIDGLDKLQNDKVDLIVSDMNMPNMDGITFVKEIKKDPKNKFTPIIMLTTESQEEVKTEGLAAGARAWLTKPFSPEELVQTIQKLLP comes from the coding sequence ATGAAACGAATTCTCATCGTGGATGATTCTGCGGTTTTTAGAAAAATACTAAACCTTCATTTAAGCAACTCCGAATTCCACATATTGGAAGCGGTGGACGGAATCGACGGACTCGATAAATTACAAAATGATAAAGTAGATTTGATCGTAAGCGATATGAATATGCCAAATATGGATGGTATCACTTTTGTAAAAGAGATCAAAAAAGATCCCAAGAATAAGTTCACTCCAATCATTATGCTGACCACGGAATCGCAGGAAGAGGTAAAGACGGAAGGTCTGGCCGCTGGAGCGAGAGCCTGGCTTACAAAACCGTTTTCTCCCGAAGAACTTGTACAAACGATTCAAAAACTTTTACCGTAA